From Oncorhynchus mykiss isolate Arlee chromosome 6, USDA_OmykA_1.1, whole genome shotgun sequence, the proteins below share one genomic window:
- the LOC110525856 gene encoding semaphorin-4C, protein MGEAKVLLLVLLIGWEKSLCLNWNPVPRKTVRYREVLDSMARFRALGVWNYTMATLAEHERVLYVGAREALFALDPNDISRQLRPQIEWPAPQEKKKECATKGKNNQTECFNYIRFLQSYNHTHLYTCGTYAFQPKCTYINADHFSLNPGSLEDGKGKCPYDPAKGHTGLIVDKELYSATLNNFLGTEPVILRNLGQQHYSMKSEYLPAWLNEPDFVGSALVRESSGSKEGDDDKIYFFFSERAVELDCDTELTVARVARVCKGDLGGTRTLQKKWTTFQKARLVCSLPERHVTFNNLRAVFTLPGTDWRTTTFYGIFHAQWGDVDVSAVCQYQIGEVKKVFDGPYKEYRDASQRWGRYTGTVPSPRPGACITSWHRENGYNSSLQLPDATLNFAKKHPLMEEKAQARPLLLTKGINFTRLAVDRVSALDTRAYNMLFLGTADGWLQRVVILGSEAHVIEEIQLFDSPQPVDSLTISHTKKYLYIGSRSEVLQLPLANCSRYQSQPDCLLSRDPYCAWDSEGRACVRIDLHRGSTSSLSQDLMLERFSRGKAKFDKPVAIPSPDNSRLRNVTVVVESDMVLPCQLVSNLAQPSWLLNDRELQLGDEEAGGARFDQTLKALVVPNVMPVHAGRYVCYSEEQGVKFQMERYQVSVVASSPVVMAARAPDGSMGLFWVLVITLGAACLLLLVAALYLRRRLKLAIGKGTEMKPLESTLVYPITLPKEPPTFVPSKMPSDEDRFWETGANYYYSDGSLKIVPGHALCPSSQSHHHAPTASPSAIPGQPIHSPSRLSLTNIRGSGSNGYIRLNLSSAGEERVSGGGSGGGGLGLSGGGNDYSSPFKEELRRTLQQRSVLPDANPEESSV, encoded by the exons ATGGGTGAGGCTAAGGTCCTGCTGTTGGTTCTTCTGATTGGTTGGGAGAAGTCGTTGTGTCTCAACTGGAACCCAGTCCCACGCAAGACGGTCAGATACCGCG AGGTACTGGACAGCATGGCCAGGTTCCGGGCTCTAGGTGTGTGGAACTACACCATGGCGACTCTAGCAGAACACGAGAGGGTTCTGTATGTAGGAGCTAGAGAGGCCCTGTTCGCCCTGGACCCTAACGACATCAGCAGACAGCTACGACCTCAG attgaATGGCCAGCACCacaggagaagaagaaagagtgTGCCACCAAGGGCAAGAACAACCAG ACGGAGTGCTTCAACTACATCCGCTTCCTGCAGAGCTACAACCACACCCACCTCTACACCTGTGGAACCTACGCCTTCCAGCCCAAGTGCACCTACATC AATGCAGACCACTTTAGTCTCAACCCTGGCTCCCTTGAGGATGGTAAGGGCAAGTGTCCCTACGACCCAGCCAAGGGCCACACAGGCCTTATAGTGG acAAGGAGCTGTATTCAGCCACACTGAACAACTTCCTGGGTACTGAGCCTGTGATCCTGAGGAACCTGGGACAGCAACACTACAGCATGAAGAGTGAATACCTGCCGGCCTGGCTcaacg AACCTGACTTTGTGGGCTCGGCCCTGGTGAGGGAGAGCAGTGGCAGCAAGGAGGGGGACGATGACAAGATCTACTTCTTCTTTAGTGAGAGAGCTGTTGAGCTGGACTGTGACACGGAGCTCACTGTGGCCAGGGTGGCCCGCGTCTGTAAG GGTGATCTGGGGGGCACTAGGACCCTGCAGAAGAAGTGGACCACGTTCCAGAAGGCCAGGCTGGTGTGTTCTCTCCCCGAGCGACACGTCACCTTCAACAACCTTCGGGCAGTCTTCACCCTGCCAGGCACCGACTGGCGCACCACCACCTTCTATGGCATCTTCCACGCCCAGTG GGGCGATGTGGATGTGTCAGCAGTGTGTCAGTACCAGATAGGGGAGGTGAAGAAGGTGTTTGATGGCCCTTATAAGGAGTACAGAGACGCGTCGCAGAGATGGGGGCGATACACTGGCACTGTCCCCAGCCCACGGCCCGGAGCg TGTATTACGAGCTGGCATAGGGAGAACGGCTACAACAGCTCTCTTCAGCTGCCAGACGCCACCCTCAACTTTGCCAAGAAGCACCCTCTGATGGAGGAGAAGGCTCAGGCTCGCCCCCTACTGCTCACCAAGGGCATCAACTTCACCCGCCTGGCAGTGGACCGGGTCAGCGCCCTGGACACGCGGGCATACAACATGCTCTTCTTAGGCACAG cggACGGCtggttacagagggtagtgatccTCGGCTCGGAGGCCCATGTCATTGAAGAGATACAGCTGTTTGATTCTCCCCAGCCAGTGGACAGCCTGACCATCTCTCACACCAAG AAGTACTTGTACATTGGCTCACGTTCAGAAGTGCTCCAGCTTCCCTTGGCTAACTGCAGCCGCTATCAGTCGCAGCCAGACTGCCTTTTGTCCCGGGACCCCTACTGTGCCTGGGACAGTGAGGGTCGCGCCTGTGTCCGCATCGACCTCCACCGCGG GTCTACCTCCTCCCTATCCCAGGATCTGATGCTGGAGAGATTCAGCAGGGGCAAAGCCAAGTTTGACAAGCCTGTGGCCATCCCCAGCCCTG acaacTCTCGACTGAGGAATGTGACAGTAGTGGTGGAATCAGACATGGTGCTGCCCTGCCAGCTGGTGTCCAACCTGGCCCAGCCCTCCTGGCTCCTCAATGACCGGGAGCTGCAGCTAGGAGACGAGGAGGCCGGGGGGGCACGCTTCGACCAGACTCTGAAGGCTCTGGTGGTCCCCAACGTGATGCCGGTGCACGCGGGACGCTACGTGTGCTACTCTGAGGAGCAGGGGGTCAAGTTTCAGATGGAGCGCTACCAGGTGTCGGTGGTGGCCAGCTCCCCTGTGGTCATGGCAGCCCGGGCCCCTGACGGCAGCATGGGTCTGTTCTGGGTGCTGGTTATCACCCTGGGGGCCGCTTGTCTACTACTACTGGTGGCAGCTCTGTATCTGAGGAGGCGTCTGAAGCTGGCCATAGGTAAAGGAACGGAGATGAAGCCCCTGGAAAGCACCTTGGTCTACCCCATCACCCTGCCCAAGGAGCCACCTACCTTCGTGCCCAGCAAGATGCCCAGCGACGAGGACCGCTTCTGGGAGACGGGCGCCAACTACTACTACTCAGACGGCTCGCTGAAGATCGTTCCCGGCCACGCCCTGTGCCCCAGCAGCCAGTCTCACCACCACGCCCCCACGGCGTCTCCCAGCGCCATCCCCGGCCAGCCCATCCACTCCCCCAGCCGGCTCAGCCTCACCAACATCAGGGGCTCCGGCAGCAACGGCTACATCCGCCTCAACCTGAGCTCGGCCGGGGAGGAGAGGGTTAGCGGGGGTGGTTCTGGTGGAGGAGGGCTGGGGCTGAGCGGGGGCGGGAACGACTACTCCAGCCCCTTCAAGGAGGAGCTGCGTCGGACCCTGCAGCAGAGGAGCGTGCTGCCTGACGCCAACCCTGAAGAGTCGTCTGTGTAG